In the genome of Desulfovermiculus halophilus DSM 18834, the window AACGTTAACTTACTGTCAAGGATGGCTTGCAGCTATAGCTTCGTATTATAAGTCTTTGAAGTTATCTGGTTCTTTCGTGGATAGCATCTACGTGACCTATCAGGGCAAAATAACCTTGGATATAGATAAGCGATAGATTCTCACACATTCAGAATTTAACATAAAATATATTTAATAAACTTAAAATTGATTTGGTCCAATCTGACTGGTTCTTAGGTTCCCATCAAGAACTCGATAAAGAGTTACTGTATAACCTTTTATACTAGATCCATCGCTATAAAATCGAAAAGTCGATTCAGCCTTGCTATAATTAGTAAGTGGATGTGGACCAAAATAGTGGTCGTAACCATACCAAATTTGACCGGATGCATACTTCATTCTGTAATTTCCAAATGGTACATCAATTTCTACAGCAGATCCTCCACGAACAAATACATCTAGTATATCTTTTCCTGTTGTGACATCTTCAAGTTTTACTAAATAATGGCTATTTGAGTCAGTCTTGATTTCAAGCGGAGCCACTCCAGGCTGCGATGTGAATCGTCTTACCTTACCGGAGAAGGGCAGTGGCAATTTTGGTTCATTAAATTCTGATTGGGTTGATGTGTTGTGCTCGCCAGTTGTAGTTTGAGATGAGCTAGAACTACTCTCCCATGTAGAACCAATCCAGATCAATGCAGCTATACTGGTAACAATTGCAGCTACACGAAAGATACCATAAAAAAATCCCTTGATAGAATCAGTAAACCTATTAATTTTTGCTTTCTTATTTACTTGATGCAACTTCGTTACAAGTGTATCATACATAGAATCAGTATAGGTAGGATGCTTTGAGAAGTCATCCGACTCTAGCCTTATCCAACTCTCCCCATAAGTTAGCCCTAAGTTAGCTCGAAGCGTGCCTATGTTATGGAGAGTTTCATGAACTCTATCATAGCTTTGTCTTCGCGCTGCTACGAGCAAAACTGCTGCTGCATCTGCCTTTAAGGCAACACTATCACATTTCGAAATGGCCTTTCGAATTTCTTCCTCAGGAGCGGTTGGGTAGATACCCAAACGAAAATATAAATCACGCATGTTTCACCAAGAATTCATAGGCTTCATTGATTCTTTTAAATGTGTTGGTAGCTGCCGCTACAGCCTCTTCGCCTAAAGAAGCAAATCGGTCTGGGTGGTGAATTTGAGCTAGCCGATAATATGTTTTGCGTATTTCCTCCATGGTGGCCCCCTGTCGAAGGCCAAGGACGGCATAAGCTTGAGCTGTATTTTCTGTTTTAGATGTATGCTGGGAATCGTTTTTCGTGTTCGATCCTCCAGCAGATCCACTGTTTGTCTTTGCTCGGCTTCTCCAAAAATTAGCTGAGCTTACATCAGATGGGTAAGGTATTTCGTTGCCTGTTATCTCAACAAACTCAACTTTCGGCGTAACTTTATTGCATTCAACAAGCTAAGATCTTTGACATAATTCCTTATTTAGGCCGAAAAAGTCGATTGCTGTCCCGAAT includes:
- a CDS encoding DnaJ domain-containing protein, with product MTGNEIPYPSDVSSANFWRSRAKTNSGSAGGSNTKNDSQHTSKTENTAQAYAVLGLRQGATMEEIRKTYYRLAQIHHPDRFASLGEEAVAAATNTFKRINEAYEFLVKHA